TCGCTCGAAGGTTGGCAATGAAGAATCTGCCGGAAAGGTATGACCGCAACATTCGGCTCTTCGGCGAAGAGGGGCAGCGGAAACTCCTAACAACGAAGGTGTTGATTGCCGGCGTCGGTGGCCTCGGCAGTCCTCTGGTGCAACACCTCGCACTTCTCGGAGTCGGGGGGATAGGTCTTGTCGATGATGAAGAGCTTGACGAGACCAATCGGAACCGCTTCGTCGGCGCTCGCCATGACGATCCGGTGCCTGGGAGCCTAAAGGTACTCCTGAGCAAGCGGCTTGCCAACGAGATCGATCCAACGATCAAAATCACAGAGATTCCCGACGGTCTTGTATCCGAGAAGGCCTTCGCCGCCGTCAAGGCCGTAGACGTCGTGTTCGGGTGTTTCGACGAAGACGGGCCTCGCGCGATTCTTAATGAGTTGTGTGCCGCGTATCGCAAGAACTACATCGATCTCGCGTCTGACATACCAGAGCCCGGAGTGTATGGCGGCCGCGTCTGCACCTCGTGGGATGGTGATGGTTGTCTATTCTGCATGGGCGAGCTCGATGGCCGCGCTGTGCAAGAGTATCTGCAAACCGATGCCGAGCGACAGATACGAGACCGCATCTACGGCGTTGACCAGAACGTACTCGCAGGGAAAGGACCTTCGGTGTCTCCGATCAACGGAGTGGTTGCCTCTCTCGCAGCGGTGGAGTTCATGGCTGCAGTCACGGGACTTCGAGAGCCAAAGAAATTGCTGAATTATTCGGGACATCTTGGGACGGTGAACGTTAGGCGGGAGCAGGCGCCTGATTGCTACATCTGCAAAAGCCTTCGCGGCCAGGCTGAGGCTGCAGACGTCGAGCGCTATCTGCGAATGCCGCATCTGCGCAGGCGGCGCTGATCCACTCCCTTGGGGCCCATGTTTGAGTCACGCGGGAGCCTAAGGACTGAAGGACCGAACAGTATGCGCTGCCCCGTAAGAACTTTCATTGCGCTTGAATCGGTATTTTGACTTGATCGAAAGGCTACTTTTTTAGTCTGGGGCGAAGCAAACAGCTGTCAGACGTGGGCAGTTGCCCAGTCGGGCGGTCATTTGCGTCTCGACAGCGTCGCGATCCACGCCGTTGTCACGCCCTTCGGATTGATGCCCGTTCCGGCGATCACCGTCCCATCGCCCGAAACTCCATCAGCGCCCACCAGTTTCCAGCCGGTGAATGAGACCCCGGCGGCGGTTAGCAACTCTTCTATCGACTTCATGCCGTCGCTGGCCGTCCAGCGG
The genomic region above belongs to Bradyrhizobium sp. CCBAU 53338 and contains:
- a CDS encoding ThiF family adenylyltransferase; its protein translation is MKNLPERYDRNIRLFGEEGQRKLLTTKVLIAGVGGLGSPLVQHLALLGVGGIGLVDDEELDETNRNRFVGARHDDPVPGSLKVLLSKRLANEIDPTIKITEIPDGLVSEKAFAAVKAVDVVFGCFDEDGPRAILNELCAAYRKNYIDLASDIPEPGVYGGRVCTSWDGDGCLFCMGELDGRAVQEYLQTDAERQIRDRIYGVDQNVLAGKGPSVSPINGVVASLAAVEFMAAVTGLREPKKLLNYSGHLGTVNVRREQAPDCYICKSLRGQAEAADVERYLRMPHLRRRR